One genomic window of Cyprinus carpio isolate SPL01 chromosome A23, ASM1834038v1, whole genome shotgun sequence includes the following:
- the LOC109064084 gene encoding baculoviral IAP repeat-containing protein 5.1-A-like, whose amino-acid sequence MFSEWPFQEDCQCTPELMAKAGFAHCPSENEPEVACCFYCLRELEGWEPEDNPWSEHAKCSPNCAFLCMKKTFDKLTAIEYFQLEQEWLRILE is encoded by the exons ATGTTTTCTGAGTGGCCTTTTCAAGAAGATTGCCAGTGCACACCAGAATTG ATGGCCAAGGCAGGTTTTGCGCACTGTCCTAGTGAAAATGAGCCAGAGGTAGCCTGCTGTTTCTACTGTCTCAGAGAGCTGGAGGGCTGGGAGCCAGAAGACAACCCCTG GTCTGAGCATGCCAAGTGCTCCCCCAATTGTGCCTTTCTTTGTATGAAAAAGACATTTGACAAACTCACAGCCATCGAGTATTTTCAGCTGGAACAGGAGTGGCTTCGCATCTT GGAATGA